In one Spirosoma rigui genomic region, the following are encoded:
- a CDS encoding LiaI-LiaF-like domain-containing protein has translation MRRRNNGLFWGIFLLTFGVLFLARRAGWLDVNWHSLVDLWPVLLILAGINIILERRGSAAAFVTTIMLAVAVPTTLFGFFAHDRDRYGVRWNHDDDEEDNNDRDGDDEDTESDDDNHDENTDEAYQSERQRRVTDNVQANTFSESMTADTREAVLKLAGGAGRFTISDPTAELIKADTRQNVGSYSMSVDRDATTRIPTIELKPTDEHHNIDLSDGKLENRVDVHLNARPVWTMDIALGAGQGDLDVSAYAVRSLKLAAGAADLDLKLGAKADVSDVKLDVGAASVTVRVPKEVGCRIKKDGALNLDQLDDFSDVGGGEFVSPGYDAAAKKMTIRFDGGISRFKVVRY, from the coding sequence ATGCGACGCCGAAACAACGGTTTATTCTGGGGCATATTCCTGCTGACGTTCGGGGTATTGTTTCTGGCCCGCCGGGCGGGCTGGCTGGACGTCAACTGGCACTCGCTGGTAGACTTATGGCCGGTGTTGCTTATTTTGGCCGGTATCAACATCATCCTCGAACGGCGGGGGAGTGCCGCTGCTTTCGTCACCACCATCATGCTGGCCGTGGCTGTCCCCACGACGCTCTTCGGCTTCTTCGCCCACGACCGCGACCGGTATGGGGTGCGCTGGAACCACGACGATGACGAGGAGGATAATAACGACCGTGACGGCGACGACGAGGATACGGAGAGCGATGATGACAACCACGACGAAAATACGGACGAAGCGTATCAGTCGGAGCGCCAGCGTCGGGTAACCGACAATGTGCAGGCCAATACATTCTCGGAGTCGATGACGGCTGACACCCGCGAAGCCGTGCTGAAGCTGGCGGGTGGCGCGGGCCGGTTCACCATCAGTGACCCAACGGCGGAACTCATCAAAGCCGATACGCGGCAAAACGTCGGCAGCTATTCCATGTCGGTCGACCGCGACGCGACCACGCGTATTCCAACGATCGAGCTCAAACCTACCGACGAGCATCACAACATTGATCTGTCGGACGGCAAGCTCGAAAATCGTGTCGACGTTCATCTGAATGCCAGACCCGTCTGGACCATGGATATAGCGCTTGGTGCCGGGCAGGGCGATCTGGACGTGAGTGCCTACGCCGTCCGGAGTTTGAAGCTGGCGGCCGGAGCTGCCGATCTGGATCTGAAATTAGGGGCTAAAGCCGATGTATCCGACGTGAAACTTGACGTTGGAGCCGCTTCGGTAACGGTACGGGTACCGAAAGAAGTAGGGTGCCGGATCAAGAAAGACGGAGCCCTCAATCTGGACCAGCTGGACGATTTTTCGGATGTCGGCGGGGGCGAGTTTGTCAGCCCCGGCTACGATGCGGCCGCCAAGAAAATGACCATTCGCTTCGACGGGGGGATCTCCCGCTTCAAAGTAGTCCGGTACTAA
- a CDS encoding PspC domain-containing protein — protein MNKRLERISDEAMIGGVCAGLAQYFGLNRTVVRLLFLIGIPLPGFPALLIYAILWIVMPKQPYGASVNQLTVYSNPIFSMNPYNPNQPASPDRGLIGGAILILLGVMFLIDRYFDIDFGDLWPFILIAIGLWLIFRDRIKPPYDQNNTTNNPSDFNNPNNPL, from the coding sequence ATGAACAAACGACTGGAACGTATCTCCGACGAGGCAATGATTGGGGGCGTGTGTGCGGGCTTAGCCCAGTACTTCGGATTGAACCGCACGGTGGTGCGGCTACTATTTCTGATCGGCATTCCGCTTCCCGGCTTTCCGGCACTGCTGATTTACGCTATCTTGTGGATCGTCATGCCCAAGCAGCCGTACGGGGCTTCGGTCAACCAACTAACCGTGTATTCAAACCCAATTTTTTCCATGAATCCATACAACCCTAACCAACCTGCATCACCCGACCGGGGACTTATCGGCGGAGCCATCCTGATTTTGCTCGGTGTCATGTTCCTCATCGATCGGTATTTCGACATTGACTTTGGCGATCTGTGGCCTTTTATTCTGATCGCCATCGGGTTGTGGCTCATCTTCCGCGATCGGATCAAGCCTCCCTACGACCAGAACAACACAACCAATAACCCATCGGATTTCAACAATCCCAATAACCCGCTTTAA
- a CDS encoding acyltransferase family protein, which translates to MTGETNSVRLHTKPHIAILDGLRGVAALAIVLFHFMEWVYTDPSLNFIAHGFLAVDFFFCLSGFVIGYAYDDRIRRVGRAAFFRIRLIRLHPLVVFGSVLGLLAFLFDPFAAQSGLVSRATLVLTFICSLFLIPLPIIKERAFNLFSFNAPAWSLFWEYVANIVYALVLYRISRRYLSVLIVVAAVLLGWVSYRAGNLLGGWAGSNVWDGGARIAYSFLVGLFIYRANWTLKNNLGFVGLAGLLLLAFLMPYSRWNWVVEPALVLLYFPILIAAGAGGGPVPARVDNLCRFLGRLSYPLYMTHYAVMWIFGNYLASHKPGHLQLSLIVVGGVILLGVFAYLVQVIYDEPIRRYLAGRR; encoded by the coding sequence GTGACAGGAGAGACGAATTCAGTCAGGCTACATACGAAGCCGCACATTGCCATTCTGGACGGACTGCGCGGGGTGGCGGCCCTGGCTATCGTCCTCTTTCACTTCATGGAGTGGGTGTATACCGATCCCAGTCTCAATTTCATCGCCCATGGTTTTTTAGCTGTCGACTTCTTCTTTTGCCTGTCAGGCTTTGTCATCGGCTATGCCTACGATGACCGAATCCGTCGAGTAGGGCGTGCCGCTTTTTTCAGGATCCGGCTAATCCGGCTGCATCCCCTGGTCGTCTTCGGATCGGTGTTGGGGTTGTTGGCGTTTCTGTTTGATCCTTTTGCGGCTCAGTCCGGTTTGGTTAGCCGGGCCACGCTGGTGTTGACCTTCATCTGCTCGCTCTTTCTTATTCCACTGCCCATTATAAAGGAACGGGCGTTCAACCTGTTCAGTTTTAATGCCCCCGCCTGGTCATTATTCTGGGAATATGTAGCCAACATCGTCTACGCGCTAGTGCTGTACCGTATCAGTCGGCGCTACCTGTCTGTGTTGATCGTGGTGGCAGCCGTTTTGCTTGGCTGGGTGAGTTACCGGGCGGGGAATCTGCTGGGTGGCTGGGCAGGCTCTAACGTCTGGGACGGCGGAGCCCGAATCGCGTACTCGTTTCTGGTCGGACTATTTATCTACCGTGCCAACTGGACGTTGAAGAATAACCTGGGGTTTGTGGGTCTGGCGGGGCTGCTCTTGCTGGCCTTTCTGATGCCCTACAGCCGGTGGAACTGGGTTGTGGAGCCAGCCCTTGTGTTGCTCTATTTTCCGATCCTGATCGCGGCCGGCGCGGGGGGCGGCCCGGTGCCAGCTCGTGTTGACAACTTGTGCCGGTTTCTGGGAAGACTTTCCTACCCCCTCTACATGACTCATTACGCTGTCATGTGGATCTTCGGTAACTACCTGGCCAGTCACAAACCCGGTCACCTGCAACTGTCGCTGATTGTGGTGGGCGGGGTGATTTTGCTGGGAGTGTTCGCCTATCTGGTACAGGTCATCTATGATGAACCCATCCGGCGGTACCTGGCCGGTCGCCGGTAA
- the trpF gene encoding phosphoribosylanthranilate isomerase, which translates to MALKTLVKISNVTNLSDARYCAGMGVDMLGFSMDTDSADYVDPARFTEMRSWVAGVLIVGETTSTDIDTIERLLETYQPDLLQVDEAAMLPYLSTFGKRLILRVNLSQLTLDQLDALFHTGASGAEYVLLESSGPLHFDEDLKLALQRLAGRYAVLLGTGISVNNVHDLLTDLPVQGIALSGGDEERPGNKEFGELMDILEAIEVDN; encoded by the coding sequence ATGGCCCTGAAAACCCTCGTCAAGATCTCCAACGTTACGAATTTGAGCGATGCCCGCTACTGCGCCGGTATGGGTGTCGATATGCTCGGCTTTTCGATGGATACGGACTCCGCCGACTACGTCGATCCTGCCCGATTTACCGAAATGCGCTCGTGGGTGGCGGGCGTGCTGATCGTGGGCGAAACGACATCCACGGATATTGATACCATTGAGCGGCTCCTTGAGACGTACCAGCCCGATCTGTTACAGGTTGATGAAGCCGCCATGCTGCCCTACCTGAGTACGTTTGGCAAACGGCTGATTCTGCGCGTCAACCTGTCGCAGCTTACGCTCGACCAGCTCGATGCGCTTTTCCACACGGGCGCGTCCGGGGCGGAGTATGTCTTACTCGAAAGCAGCGGACCTCTGCACTTCGACGAAGACTTGAAACTGGCGCTGCAGCGGCTGGCGGGTCGCTATGCCGTACTGCTGGGTACGGGTATCTCCGTTAATAATGTCCACGATCTCCTGACCGATCTGCCGGTGCAGGGAATCGCCCTCAGTGGGGGCGACGAAGAGCGGCCCGGCAACAAGGAGTTCGGTGAGCTGATGGATATTCTGGAAGCCATTGAAGTCGATAACTAA
- a CDS encoding PadR family transcriptional regulator, with translation MKRAFLGEFEEVVLLTVAVLDEGAYGVSITQEIEQKTGRAVGFSTVHTTLQRLTEKGFLASRMGGATAERGGRRKRFFTVTAAGRKALLEVRQVRDELWGSLPPQTLQLMGG, from the coding sequence ATGAAGCGAGCGTTTCTGGGTGAGTTTGAAGAGGTGGTCCTGCTCACCGTCGCCGTGCTGGATGAAGGGGCCTACGGGGTCAGCATCACGCAGGAGATCGAGCAAAAAACCGGGCGGGCGGTTGGCTTCAGCACCGTGCATACTACGCTGCAGCGACTGACTGAAAAAGGATTTCTAGCATCCCGCATGGGTGGGGCTACGGCCGAACGGGGCGGACGCCGGAAACGCTTCTTCACCGTAACGGCCGCGGGCCGGAAAGCATTGCTCGAAGTCCGGCAGGTGCGGGACGAACTATGGGGGTCGCTGCCACCACAAACCCTGCAACTGATGGGAGGCTGA
- a CDS encoding ABC transporter permease, with the protein MRTNRPHSPPRWATTLLRCWADPATREEVEGDLLELYSDWLTTAGKRRADWRYSLNALKLVRPLTQSNITDYPSPFFLNASMIRNYFTIAWRNLIRNKAFSGINILGLALGMTCSILILLWVQDERSIDAFHANGSQLYQVYERQEYDGTVEANYFTQGLLADELKQVIPEVQRASSLDDINAIAFEAGNRIYKLNGTFAGADFFQMFSYPLLQGTPATALNRPGSIAISRRMAGQFFGSADEAIGKSIRYQNKEELQVTAVFENIPANSSQQFDFLRPWVDFVKLNPWAKNWGNTNPLTFVQLRPGTDPVKVEAKIKDFVYRYRAKNPGSRTELALQPYAEKYLHATFKNGRIDGGRIEYVRLFSLVALFILLIACVNFMNLATARSTKRAKEVGVRKVVGALRSALIGQFVGEALLITSLAIILAVALAWLLLPGFNTLTGKQLNLPIGEPRFWALLLGLLLLTGFLSGSYPALFLSSLSPSRVLKGGLSVNAGAAFFRKGLVVFQFSLSIMLIVGMIVMYRQTSYIQTKNLGYNRENLLYIPIEGDLTAKYELLKSEATKLPGVLSVSQMRESPTQIGHHINDVGWAGKDPTLVTSFANTAVGYDFVKTMKLHLSEGRDFDRSFGTDSLGYLINETALARIGYKDPVGKPLSWGQRKGTIVGVLKDFHFTTMHQAIEPLIIRLDGNRQWGTVLVRTEAGKTSEVLAGLEALCRDLNPKFPFSYQFSDQEYDKLYRSERIVSQLASYFALLAIVISCLGLFGLSTFTAEQRTKEIGVRKVLGASVASVVALLSTDFLKLVVIALLIASPISWFVMNQWLGGFVYRIDVEWWMLAVAGVMAICIAFLTISFQSIKAALMNPVNSLRSE; encoded by the coding sequence ATGCGAACGAACAGACCCCATTCTCCGCCCCGCTGGGCCACTACCCTGCTACGCTGCTGGGCCGACCCCGCCACCCGGGAGGAGGTTGAGGGCGACCTGCTCGAACTTTACAGCGACTGGCTGACGACTGCGGGCAAACGACGCGCCGACTGGCGGTATAGCCTGAATGCCCTGAAATTAGTACGACCACTGACCCAATCGAACATAACAGACTACCCATCCCCCTTTTTTCTCAACGCGTCTATGATCCGCAACTATTTCACCATCGCCTGGCGCAACCTGATCCGCAACAAAGCGTTCTCGGGTATCAACATCCTGGGCCTTGCCCTCGGTATGACCTGTAGCATACTGATTCTGCTCTGGGTGCAGGACGAACGGAGCATCGATGCTTTCCACGCAAACGGCAGCCAGTTGTACCAGGTGTACGAACGGCAGGAGTATGACGGTACGGTCGAAGCCAATTACTTCACGCAGGGGCTGCTGGCCGACGAGTTAAAGCAGGTTATTCCCGAGGTGCAGCGCGCCAGCAGCCTGGACGATATCAACGCCATCGCTTTCGAGGCAGGTAACAGGATTTATAAGTTGAACGGCACGTTTGCCGGTGCCGACTTCTTTCAGATGTTTAGCTATCCCCTGCTACAGGGAACGCCCGCCACGGCCCTGAATCGCCCGGGCAGCATTGCCATCTCGCGCCGGATGGCCGGGCAGTTTTTCGGCAGTGCAGATGAGGCCATCGGAAAATCCATTCGTTATCAGAATAAAGAAGAGCTGCAGGTGACAGCCGTGTTCGAGAACATCCCGGCCAATTCCTCCCAGCAGTTCGACTTTCTGCGGCCTTGGGTCGACTTCGTCAAGCTCAACCCGTGGGCGAAAAACTGGGGTAACACCAATCCTCTCACCTTCGTGCAGCTACGGCCCGGCACCGATCCGGTAAAAGTCGAAGCAAAGATCAAGGATTTCGTTTACCGGTACCGGGCTAAAAACCCGGGCTCCCGCACCGAACTGGCCCTGCAACCCTACGCCGAGAAGTACCTGCACGCAACGTTCAAGAACGGCCGGATCGACGGGGGGCGTATTGAATACGTTCGCCTGTTCAGCCTGGTTGCCCTGTTCATCCTGCTTATTGCCTGCGTCAACTTCATGAACCTGGCCACCGCCCGTTCCACCAAACGAGCCAAAGAAGTAGGCGTTCGTAAGGTAGTCGGGGCGCTTCGCTCCGCGCTGATCGGGCAGTTCGTGGGAGAGGCCCTGCTTATCACATCCCTCGCCATCATCCTTGCCGTAGCGCTGGCCTGGCTACTCCTACCCGGCTTCAATACCCTGACCGGCAAGCAGTTGAACCTGCCCATTGGCGAGCCCCGGTTCTGGGCCCTGCTGCTTGGCCTGCTCCTACTGACCGGTTTTCTATCGGGTAGTTATCCGGCACTGTTTCTGTCGTCGCTGAGCCCGTCGCGCGTTTTGAAGGGAGGTTTGTCGGTGAACGCAGGAGCCGCCTTTTTCCGGAAAGGACTGGTCGTTTTCCAGTTCTCGCTGTCCATTATGCTCATCGTCGGCATGATTGTGATGTATCGGCAAACCAGTTACATCCAAACCAAGAACCTTGGCTACAACCGTGAGAATCTTCTGTACATCCCGATAGAGGGCGATTTAACCGCTAAATACGAGCTGCTTAAAAGCGAAGCGACCAAGCTGCCCGGTGTCCTCAGCGTATCCCAGATGCGCGAATCACCTACCCAAATCGGTCACCACATCAACGATGTCGGCTGGGCGGGTAAAGACCCCACGCTGGTTACCTCCTTTGCCAATACGGCCGTGGGCTACGACTTCGTGAAGACAATGAAACTGCACCTGAGCGAGGGCCGGGATTTTGACCGGAGTTTTGGTACCGACTCCCTTGGGTACCTCATCAACGAAACTGCTCTGGCCAGAATCGGCTACAAAGACCCTGTTGGCAAGCCCCTGTCCTGGGGCCAGCGCAAAGGTACCATCGTTGGCGTACTGAAAGATTTTCATTTCACCACCATGCACCAGGCCATTGAACCCCTGATCATTCGACTGGACGGCAACCGGCAGTGGGGTACTGTCCTGGTCCGTACCGAAGCCGGAAAAACCAGCGAAGTCCTGGCTGGCCTGGAAGCCCTGTGCCGGGATCTGAACCCGAAGTTCCCATTCAGTTACCAGTTCTCAGACCAGGAATACGACAAGCTCTACCGGAGCGAACGAATTGTCAGTCAACTGGCCAGTTACTTTGCCCTGCTGGCCATTGTCATCTCGTGTCTGGGTCTGTTTGGCCTGTCGACATTTACCGCCGAGCAGCGCACCAAAGAAATCGGCGTTCGCAAAGTACTGGGGGCCTCGGTGGCCAGCGTCGTGGCCCTGCTGTCGACTGATTTCCTCAAACTGGTCGTCATTGCCTTGCTGATTGCCTCCCCCATTTCCTGGTTCGTCATGAACCAGTGGCTGGGCGGGTTCGTGTACAGAATCGATGTCGAATGGTGGATGCTCGCCGTGGCGGGGGTCATGGCTATTTGCATCGCCTTTCTGACGATCAGCTTTCAGAGTATCAAAGCCGCCCTCATGAATCCAGTCAACAGCTTACGGAGCGAGTAA